The Streptomyces sp. NBC_00691 genome has a segment encoding these proteins:
- a CDS encoding 2Fe-2S iron-sulfur cluster-binding protein: MDETGATRGSRTARERGADGRQPDSTSYVSLRINGNTHELRLDNRTTLLDALREHLDLTGAKKGCDHGQCGACTVLVGGRRINSCLVLAVTCDEPVTTIEGLAGHDRLHPLQEAFVARDALQCGYCTPGQICSAVGMLAEAAAGHPSHVTPPDRPAGGGPELLTPEEIRERMSGNICRCGAYANIVDAIEEVAS, from the coding sequence GTGGACGAGACCGGGGCGACCAGAGGAAGCCGGACAGCGCGTGAACGAGGGGCGGACGGGCGACAGCCCGACTCCACGTCGTACGTCTCGCTCCGCATCAACGGGAACACGCACGAGCTACGGCTCGACAACCGTACGACCCTGCTCGACGCCCTGCGCGAGCACCTGGACCTCACCGGTGCGAAGAAGGGCTGCGACCACGGCCAGTGCGGCGCCTGCACGGTGCTCGTGGGCGGCCGGCGGATCAACAGCTGCCTGGTGCTCGCCGTCACCTGCGACGAGCCCGTCACCACGATCGAGGGCCTCGCGGGCCACGATCGCCTCCACCCCCTTCAGGAGGCGTTCGTGGCCCGCGACGCCCTGCAGTGCGGCTACTGCACACCGGGCCAGATCTGCTCCGCCGTGGGCATGCTGGCCGAGGCCGCCGCCGGGCACCCCTCACACGTCACACCGCCGGACCGCCCGGCCGGCGGCGGCCCGGAGCTCCTCACTCCGGAGGAGATCCGCGAGCGGATGAGCGGCAACATCTGCCGTTGCGGCGCCTACGCGAACATCGTGGACGCCATCGAGGAGGTCGCCTCGTGA
- a CDS encoding FAD binding domain-containing protein: MKPFAYLRADRTDQALAAYAAHPGAQYIAGGTNLVDLMKLGVADPPFLVDISRLPLDGVDETPDGGLRIGATVRNSDLAAHPLVRTRYTALSQALLAGASGQLRNAATTGGNLLQRTRCPYFQDTSKPCNKRAPGTGCPAREGVHRDLAVLGHSTRCVATHPSDMAVALAALDARVHLIGLDGERTVPLTEFHRLPGDTPEHDTVVRPGELVTAVTLPPPTGTHSAYRKARDRASYAFALVSVAAALTVEDGVVRHAALAFGGVAHAPWRARAAEEVLLGAPATEETWVRAADTELAAAEPLRDNAFKVPLARGLAVRVLTDLASRP; encoded by the coding sequence GTGAAGCCCTTCGCCTACCTCCGTGCCGACCGCACCGACCAGGCGCTGGCCGCGTACGCGGCACACCCCGGCGCCCAGTACATCGCCGGAGGCACCAACCTCGTCGACCTCATGAAGCTGGGAGTGGCCGACCCGCCGTTCCTCGTCGACATCAGCCGACTCCCGCTGGACGGCGTCGACGAGACCCCCGACGGCGGCCTTCGCATCGGGGCGACCGTCCGCAACAGCGACCTGGCCGCCCATCCGCTCGTACGGACCCGCTACACCGCGCTGTCGCAGGCACTCCTCGCAGGAGCCTCCGGACAGCTGCGCAACGCCGCCACGACCGGTGGCAACCTGCTCCAGCGCACGCGCTGCCCGTACTTCCAGGACACCTCGAAGCCCTGCAACAAACGCGCGCCGGGAACCGGATGCCCTGCCCGCGAGGGCGTCCACCGGGACCTGGCGGTACTCGGCCATTCCACGCGATGCGTCGCCACCCACCCCTCGGACATGGCCGTCGCGCTCGCCGCCCTCGACGCCCGGGTGCACCTCATCGGCCTGGACGGCGAGCGCACCGTACCCCTCACGGAGTTCCACCGGCTGCCGGGTGACACGCCGGAGCACGACACGGTCGTCCGACCCGGCGAACTCGTCACGGCGGTCACGCTCCCGCCGCCCACCGGAACCCACAGCGCCTACCGGAAGGCCCGCGACCGCGCCTCGTACGCCTTCGCGCTCGTCTCCGTCGCCGCCGCCCTCACGGTCGAGGACGGAGTCGTCCGGCACGCCGCCCTCGCTTTTGGCGGGGTCGCGCACGCACCGTGGCGGGCCCGTGCGGCCGAGGAGGTCCTCCTGGGAGCTCCCGCCACGGAGGAGACATGGGTACGCGCCGCCGACACCGAGCTGGCCGCAGCCGAGCCGTTGCGCGACAACGCCTTCAAGGTGCCGCTCGCCCGTGGTCTCGCCGTCCGTGTGCTCACCGATCTCGCGTCCCGTCCCTGA
- a CDS encoding xanthine dehydrogenase family protein molybdopterin-binding subunit, whose amino-acid sequence MPTNSPPQVPSAPDEDDAAGRDSAVGRDDAAGRDDAVRRDAREKVTGSARYAAEHSPPGCVHAVPVPATVARGRVTAVHADELLRRPGVHAVLSHTNAPRLGEAEDPTLTLLQTDHVPHRGWYVALVIADTLENARAAADDLRIEYATEEHDPGPPAGHPGLYAPEEANGGHPALRERGDFDAAFATSAVRVDATYTMTAQHNHPMEPHASTAWWEDDALTVYDSSQGATKVRDVLARLFQVPRHRVTVVSAYVGGGFGSKGTPRPQAVLASMAALHLGRPVKLSLPRRELAAVVGHRAPTVQRVRIGANADGVISALAHEVVTQTSTVREFVEQAAVPARTMYTSPHSRTSHRVVALDVPTPSWMRAPGEASGMYALEAAMDELSVATGVDPVELRLRNEPDTEPDSGRPFSSRGLTECLREGARLFGWEGRDPRPGVRRADGRLTGTGVAASTYPYLLGPSSASAHAAPDGTHLVRLAATDIGTGARTVLAYIAAEALGVPPASVRVELGSSTLPTAPLAGGSSGTSSWGWAVHKACTALAGMVRAHSGPLPPEGLTARADTAEEAGRESPYARHAFGAQFAEVDVDTVTGEVRVRRLLGVFAAGRVLSPRTARSQFIGGMTMGLGMALTESSTLDPAFGDFTERDLAAYHVPVCADVPTLEAHWLHEEDPHLNPMGSKGIGEIGIVGTAAAIANAVHHAVGVRLRDLPLTPDRLLPHLHG is encoded by the coding sequence ATGCCCACGAACTCCCCGCCCCAGGTTCCCTCCGCGCCCGACGAGGACGATGCCGCCGGCCGTGACAGCGCCGTCGGTCGTGACGACGCTGCCGGCCGTGACGACGCCGTCCGGCGTGACGCCAGGGAGAAGGTGACCGGCTCGGCGCGGTACGCCGCCGAGCACAGCCCGCCCGGCTGCGTCCACGCCGTCCCCGTGCCCGCCACCGTCGCGCGGGGCAGGGTGACCGCCGTCCACGCCGACGAGCTCCTGCGCCGCCCGGGCGTCCACGCCGTCCTCAGTCACACGAACGCGCCCCGTCTCGGCGAGGCCGAGGACCCCACGCTGACCCTGCTCCAGACCGATCACGTTCCCCATCGAGGCTGGTACGTCGCCCTCGTGATCGCCGACACCCTGGAGAACGCCCGGGCCGCCGCCGACGACCTGCGGATCGAGTACGCCACCGAGGAGCACGACCCGGGTCCGCCCGCCGGCCACCCCGGTCTCTACGCACCCGAGGAGGCCAACGGGGGTCATCCGGCCCTGCGCGAGCGCGGGGACTTCGACGCGGCCTTCGCCACGTCGGCCGTGCGCGTCGACGCCACGTACACCATGACCGCCCAGCACAACCATCCGATGGAGCCGCACGCCTCCACCGCGTGGTGGGAGGACGACGCGCTGACCGTGTACGACTCCAGCCAGGGGGCGACGAAGGTACGAGACGTCCTCGCACGGCTGTTCCAGGTGCCCCGGCACCGCGTCACGGTCGTCTCCGCGTACGTCGGCGGCGGCTTCGGCTCCAAGGGCACCCCGAGGCCGCAGGCGGTCCTCGCCTCGATGGCCGCGCTGCACCTCGGACGGCCGGTGAAGCTGTCACTCCCGCGCCGCGAACTCGCCGCCGTCGTCGGTCACCGCGCCCCCACGGTCCAGCGCGTCCGCATCGGCGCGAACGCGGACGGTGTGATCAGCGCCCTCGCCCATGAGGTCGTCACGCAGACCTCCACGGTCAGGGAGTTCGTCGAGCAGGCCGCCGTCCCCGCGCGCACCATGTACACCTCGCCGCACAGCCGGACGAGCCACCGGGTCGTGGCCCTCGACGTGCCGACGCCCTCGTGGATGCGTGCTCCGGGCGAGGCGTCCGGGATGTACGCCCTCGAAGCCGCCATGGACGAACTCTCCGTCGCCACGGGCGTCGATCCGGTCGAACTCCGGCTGCGCAACGAGCCCGACACCGAACCCGACAGCGGCAGGCCGTTCAGCAGCAGAGGCCTCACGGAATGCCTGCGTGAGGGCGCGCGCCTCTTCGGCTGGGAGGGCCGCGACCCCCGCCCAGGAGTACGGCGAGCCGACGGACGACTCACCGGCACCGGAGTGGCGGCCTCGACCTACCCGTACCTCCTGGGCCCCTCCTCGGCCTCCGCGCACGCCGCGCCGGACGGCACGCACCTCGTACGGCTCGCCGCCACCGACATCGGGACCGGCGCCCGGACCGTCCTCGCGTACATCGCCGCCGAAGCGCTCGGCGTCCCGCCGGCCTCGGTACGCGTGGAACTCGGGAGCAGCACGTTGCCGACCGCCCCCCTGGCCGGTGGTTCATCGGGCACCTCGTCCTGGGGCTGGGCCGTCCACAAGGCCTGCACGGCCCTGGCAGGCATGGTGCGCGCCCACTCCGGCCCGCTCCCGCCCGAGGGCCTCACCGCCCGGGCGGACACCGCCGAGGAGGCGGGCCGGGAGTCCCCGTACGCACGGCACGCGTTCGGTGCGCAGTTCGCGGAGGTCGACGTGGACACTGTGACGGGGGAGGTACGGGTACGGCGCCTGCTGGGGGTCTTCGCGGCGGGTCGGGTACTCAGCCCACGGACCGCGCGCTCGCAGTTCATCGGCGGCATGACCATGGGGCTGGGCATGGCGCTGACCGAGAGCAGCACGCTCGACCCCGCGTTCGGCGACTTCACGGAACGGGACCTCGCCGCGTACCACGTCCCCGTCTGCGCCGACGTGCCGACGCTCGAAGCGCACTGGCTCCACGAGGAGGACCCCCACCTCAACCCCATGGGCAGCAAGGGAATCGGGGAGATCGGCATCGTGGGGACAGCGGCCGCGATCGCGAACGCCGTGCACCACGCGGTGGGCGTACGTCTGCGGGACCTGCCCCTGACCCCGGACCGGCTCCTCCCGCACCTGCACGGCTGA
- the ppk2 gene encoding polyphosphate kinase 2, with protein sequence MTGISGADDRDADRTDLLSGLSVDDTNPEQPVLLSAEGAPIRTWRENYPYDRKLRRGEYERAKRILQIELLKLQRWAKDTGARVVVVCEGRDAAGKGGTIQRFTERLNPRGARIVALDKPTEREAGQWYFQRYVAHLPGPGEIVFFDRSWYNRAGVERVLGFCSDDEYALFLRQCPVFERMLVDDGIHLVKFWFSVSRSEQRTRFAIRQVDPVRQWKLSPTDLASLDRWDDYTTAKVDMFRATDTAHAPWTVVKSNDKRRGRLEAMRSLLRRIDYTSKDPAAVGEPDPLVIGAADTLLEAGEETSTLSPTPLAPRHQGPGAHPETDSDM encoded by the coding sequence GTGACGGGAATCAGCGGCGCCGACGACCGGGACGCGGACCGGACGGATCTGCTCAGTGGCCTCAGCGTGGACGACACCAACCCCGAGCAGCCCGTTCTCCTCAGCGCCGAAGGCGCCCCGATCCGTACCTGGCGGGAGAACTACCCCTACGACCGCAAGCTGCGGCGGGGCGAGTACGAGCGGGCCAAGCGGATCCTGCAGATCGAGCTGCTGAAACTGCAGCGGTGGGCCAAGGACACCGGCGCGCGGGTGGTCGTCGTCTGCGAGGGCCGCGACGCCGCCGGCAAGGGCGGCACCATCCAGCGGTTCACCGAGCGTCTGAATCCTCGGGGCGCGCGCATCGTCGCTCTGGACAAGCCGACGGAGCGGGAAGCCGGGCAATGGTATTTCCAGCGCTACGTCGCCCACCTCCCCGGCCCCGGCGAGATCGTCTTCTTCGACCGCTCCTGGTACAACCGGGCGGGTGTCGAGCGTGTCCTGGGATTCTGCTCGGACGACGAGTACGCGCTGTTCCTACGCCAGTGCCCGGTGTTCGAGCGCATGCTGGTCGACGACGGCATCCACCTGGTGAAGTTCTGGTTCTCGGTGTCGCGATCCGAGCAGCGCACCCGGTTCGCGATCCGGCAGGTCGACCCGGTACGGCAGTGGAAGCTCTCCCCCACCGATCTGGCGTCGCTGGACCGCTGGGACGACTACACCACCGCCAAGGTCGACATGTTCAGGGCGACGGACACCGCGCACGCTCCCTGGACGGTCGTCAAGAGCAACGACAAGCGCCGGGGCCGCCTGGAGGCCATGCGCAGCCTCCTCCGGCGCATCGACTACACGAGCAAGGACCCCGCGGCCGTGGGGGAACCCGACCCGCTCGTCATCGGCGCCGCGGACACCCTCCTGGAGGCGGGCGAGGAGACGTCCACCCTCTCCCCCACGCCCCTGGCCCCGCGGCATCAAGGCCCGGGAGCCCACCCGGAGACGGACAGCGACATGTAG
- a CDS encoding DUF4235 domain-containing protein, translated as MKTATLAYRPVGLAFGLAGGILARAAFNHMWKWAGHEDDAPDAMDEERTWREILLAAALQGAVFAVVKAAVDRAGATSVRRLTGTWPS; from the coding sequence ATGAAGACCGCCACACTGGCCTACCGCCCGGTGGGCCTGGCGTTCGGACTCGCCGGTGGCATCCTGGCCCGCGCCGCCTTCAACCACATGTGGAAGTGGGCCGGGCACGAAGACGACGCCCCCGACGCGATGGACGAGGAACGCACCTGGCGAGAGATTCTGCTGGCGGCCGCACTGCAAGGAGCGGTCTTCGCGGTCGTCAAGGCCGCCGTGGACCGCGCCGGAGCCACCTCGGTGCGGCGTCTAACAGGAACCTGGCCCAGCTGA
- a CDS encoding SixA phosphatase family protein — translation MAASGADSGAACRLLLVRHAKAEPKGRKDDFDRKLSARGRADAAETGHWLERSPYRPELVLCSPARRARKTWRLVEPALTDRPPTVYDEGIYNAAPNELVATLADRGKGLGVLALVGHNPGLHQLASALCGKGPRELLEPLRATFPTAGVVVVDLDGGWDELAPGRGTLIDFWSPSGREQDSEHFNRSR, via the coding sequence GTGGCTGCCTCGGGAGCCGACAGCGGCGCCGCGTGCCGGCTGTTGCTCGTGCGCCATGCGAAGGCGGAACCCAAAGGGCGCAAGGACGACTTCGACCGGAAGCTGAGCGCTCGGGGGCGTGCCGACGCGGCCGAGACCGGCCACTGGCTGGAGCGGTCCCCGTACAGGCCCGAGCTGGTGCTCTGTTCTCCGGCTCGGCGAGCCCGCAAGACGTGGCGGCTCGTCGAACCGGCGCTGACCGACCGGCCGCCCACCGTGTACGACGAGGGGATCTACAACGCGGCTCCGAACGAGTTGGTCGCCACGCTGGCCGATCGGGGCAAGGGCCTCGGCGTTCTCGCCCTCGTCGGCCACAACCCCGGTCTCCACCAACTGGCCTCGGCCCTGTGCGGCAAGGGGCCCCGGGAGCTCCTGGAACCCTTGAGGGCGACGTTCCCCACCGCGGGTGTCGTCGTCGTGGACCTCGACGGCGGATGGGACGAGCTGGCCCCGGGCCGAGGCACCCTGATCGACTTCTGGTCCCCGTCCGGCCGGGAGCAGGATTCCGAACACTTCAATCGGAGCCGATGA
- a CDS encoding cold-shock protein, with amino-acid sequence MAAGTVKWFNAEKGFGFIEQDGGGPDVFAHYSNIAAQGFRELQEGQKVTFDIAQGQKGPTAENIVSA; translated from the coding sequence ATGGCTGCTGGCACTGTGAAGTGGTTCAACGCGGAAAAGGGTTTCGGCTTCATCGAGCAGGACGGTGGCGGCCCTGACGTGTTCGCCCACTACTCGAACATCGCGGCCCAGGGCTTCCGCGAGCTTCAGGAGGGCCAGAAGGTCACCTTCGACATCGCGCAGGGCCAGAAGGGCCCGACGGCCGAGAACATCGTTTCCGCCTGA
- a CDS encoding DEAD/DEAH box helicase, which translates to MNPARTDSRSSRGHRNGGRPYETPAGSGRGSRLGSSAPSRSSGPSRSGGLGRRFGAVQGEFTLPETINPALPPVEAFSDLDMPKALLAALTAQGVSVPFPIQGATLPNSLAGRDVLGRGRTGSGKTLAFGLALLARTAGQHAEPRRPLALVLVPTRELAQQVTDALSPYARAVKLRLATVVGGMPIGRQASALRSGVEVVIATPGRLKDLIDRGDCRLNQVAITVLDEADQMADMGFMPQVTALLNQVRPEGQRMLFSATLDRNVDLLVRRYLTDPVVHSVDPSQGAVTTMEHHVLHVHGADKQRLTTEIAAREGRVIMFLDTKHAVDRLTDDLLASGVRAAALHGGKTQPQRTRTLTRFKTGHVTVLVATNVAARGIHVDNLDLVVNVDPPTDHKDYLHRGGRTARAGASGSVVTLVTANQRRAMTRLMVAAGIAPRTTQVRSGEEALRRITGARTPTGIPVTITSPPTEQRKRGAASRGRRGPGSDARRVGGQRSATGSAA; encoded by the coding sequence ATGAACCCCGCACGCACGGACAGCCGTTCCTCCCGAGGCCACCGCAACGGCGGCCGTCCCTACGAGACTCCTGCCGGGTCCGGTCGGGGAAGTCGCCTCGGCTCGTCCGCCCCGAGCCGTTCGAGCGGCCCGAGCCGCTCCGGCGGTCTCGGCCGTCGGTTCGGAGCGGTACAGGGTGAGTTCACCCTGCCGGAGACCATCAACCCGGCCCTGCCCCCCGTCGAAGCCTTCAGCGACCTCGACATGCCGAAGGCCCTGCTTGCCGCGCTCACCGCGCAGGGGGTCTCCGTCCCCTTCCCCATCCAGGGTGCGACGCTGCCGAACTCCCTCGCGGGCCGCGACGTCCTGGGGCGCGGCCGGACGGGCTCCGGCAAGACCCTCGCCTTCGGCCTGGCCCTGCTGGCCCGCACCGCCGGACAGCACGCCGAGCCCCGCCGGCCGCTGGCGCTGGTCCTGGTCCCCACCCGGGAACTCGCCCAGCAGGTCACCGACGCGCTCAGCCCGTACGCCCGCGCCGTGAAGCTGCGCCTGGCCACCGTCGTCGGCGGGATGCCGATCGGCCGGCAGGCGAGCGCGCTGCGGAGCGGCGTCGAAGTCGTCATCGCCACCCCCGGCCGCCTCAAGGACCTCATCGACCGCGGCGACTGCCGACTGAACCAGGTCGCGATCACCGTCCTCGACGAGGCCGACCAGATGGCCGACATGGGCTTCATGCCCCAGGTCACCGCCCTGCTGAACCAGGTCAGGCCCGAGGGCCAGCGGATGCTGTTCTCCGCGACCCTGGACCGCAACGTCGACCTCCTGGTCCGCCGCTACCTCACCGACCCCGTCGTCCACTCCGTCGACCCCTCCCAGGGCGCGGTCACGACGATGGAACACCACGTCCTGCACGTGCACGGCGCCGACAAGCAGCGGCTGACCACCGAGATCGCGGCCCGCGAAGGCCGGGTGATCATGTTCCTGGACACCAAGCACGCCGTGGACCGCCTCACCGACGACCTCCTCGCCAGCGGTGTCCGGGCCGCAGCCCTGCACGGCGGGAAGACGCAGCCCCAGCGCACCCGCACCCTCACGCGGTTCAAGACGGGGCACGTCACCGTCCTGGTCGCGACGAACGTCGCGGCTCGCGGAATCCACGTGGACAACCTCGACCTCGTCGTCAACGTGGACCCGCCCACCGACCACAAGGACTACCTGCACCGCGGCGGCCGTACCGCGCGGGCCGGCGCATCAGGCAGTGTCGTCACCCTCGTCACCGCCAACCAGCGCCGCGCCATGACCCGCCTCATGGTGGCGGCCGGGATCGCGCCGAGGACGACCCAGGTCCGCTCCGGCGAGGAGGCGCTCCGCAGGATCACCGGGGCGCGGACCCCCACCGGAATTCCGGTGACGATCACCTCGCCGCCCACCGAGCAGCGCAAGCGCGGTGCGGCCTCCCGCGGCCGGCGCGGTCCCGGCTCGGACGCTCGGCGCGTCGGCGGACAGCGGTCGGCCACCGGATCGGCGGCCTGA
- a CDS encoding helix-turn-helix domain-containing protein: MTADDSFGRLDDDDYPAYTMGRAAEMLGVTQGFLRAIGEARLITPLRSEGGHRRYSRYQLRIAARARELVDQGTPIEAACRIIVLEDQLEEAQRLNEEYRRASAPPDSA; the protein is encoded by the coding sequence ATGACAGCAGATGACTCGTTCGGGCGTCTCGACGACGACGACTACCCCGCCTACACCATGGGCCGGGCCGCCGAAATGCTTGGCGTCACACAGGGATTCCTCCGCGCCATCGGCGAAGCCCGCCTCATCACCCCGCTGCGCTCGGAGGGCGGCCACCGCCGCTACTCCCGCTACCAGTTGCGTATCGCGGCCCGTGCCCGCGAGCTCGTCGACCAGGGCACCCCGATCGAGGCCGCCTGCCGCATCATCGTCCTCGAGGACCAGCTCGAAGAGGCCCAGCGCCTCAACGAGGAGTACCGCCGCGCATCGGCACCGCCGGACTCGGCCTGA